In one window of uncultured Campylobacter sp. DNA:
- a CDS encoding sel1 repeat family protein: protein MKKFLFLALFYALAANCGESVRADKISAAGKTTSIGETASARFIKSGEASADSQSSADAVIQTDGISRADLQSCIVKSDEGSCERVARGLKSGCERKDQLLCFFYADALGRGLGVEKDVVASFELFREQCDAGSSEACYELSVKYLQGIGTTQSFELSGQALDKACKMHNKRACAVLDLLPKN from the coding sequence ATGAAAAAATTTCTATTTTTGGCACTATTTTACGCCCTTGCGGCAAACTGCGGCGAGAGCGTGCGAGCGGATAAAATTTCTGCGGCGGGCAAAACAACGAGTATCGGCGAGACCGCAAGCGCGCGCTTTATAAAAAGCGGCGAAGCGAGCGCCGACTCGCAAAGCAGCGCCGATGCGGTCATCCAAACGGACGGAATTTCGCGGGCGGATCTGCAAAGCTGCATCGTAAAAAGCGACGAAGGCTCCTGCGAGCGCGTCGCGCGCGGTCTTAAAAGCGGCTGCGAGCGCAAAGATCAGCTATTGTGCTTTTTCTACGCAGATGCGCTAGGACGCGGCTTGGGCGTGGAGAAGGACGTCGTGGCGTCGTTTGAGCTTTTTCGCGAGCAGTGCGATGCCGGCAGTAGCGAAGCTTGCTACGAGCTGTCGGTCAAATATCTCCAAGGAATCGGCACCACTCAAAGCTTTGAGCTCTCGGGGCAGGCGCTAGATAAGGCGTGCAAAATGCACAACAAGCGCGCCTGCGCGGTGCTCGATCTACTACCGAAAAATTAG
- a CDS encoding redoxin domain-containing protein encodes MINLPKNCVVFTYPKMGGSGKFLPAELRGAAGLTGCTLQCKAYESAFAQIKALGFELIAVGSMGEANTSEFKRATGATFEFINDEKFELEAPLGLETFTTGDGKKFYHRQTLIFRGGKEIKRFSRIAEPEQDAQNVLAALKSL; translated from the coding sequence ATGATAAATTTACCGAAAAATTGCGTGGTTTTTACCTATCCGAAAATGGGCGGCAGCGGCAAATTTTTGCCCGCAGAGTTACGCGGCGCAGCGGGGCTTACGGGCTGCACGCTTCAGTGCAAGGCCTACGAGAGCGCGTTTGCGCAGATAAAAGCCCTCGGCTTCGAGCTTATCGCCGTAGGCAGCATGGGCGAGGCGAACACGAGCGAGTTTAAGCGCGCTACGGGCGCTACGTTTGAGTTCATAAACGACGAAAAATTCGAACTTGAAGCGCCGCTTGGGCTCGAAACCTTCACTACAGGCGACGGGAAGAAATTTTACCACCGCCAAACCCTGATTTTTAGAGGTGGCAAGGAGATAAAGCGCTTTAGCCGTATCGCGGAGCCCGAGCAGGACGCGCAAAACGTACTTGCGGCGCTAAAGAGCCTATGA
- a CDS encoding Na+/H+ antiporter NhaC family protein: protein MLTNPVFISICVMCALCLLRCNVMLAILIGTICAVLSSNIPLGDAINLFINGNPENAGSLGMGGNLETALSYLLLGVIASAISKTNLTAILVRAVANLISDKKYVFIFSIAFFACFSQNLIPVHIAFIPILIPPLVKIMNSLKIDRRAVACALTFGLQTPYMALPLGFGLIFMGLIEKNMNANGIAVSLSDISSVMWLSAVPMLVGLVLAVIYYRKPRDYAETKQSLDAHFSELKMGMREWGALAGIAVCFAVQIWIKSLPFAALSGILVMLASKGIEWKKLDNVFDEGVHMMGYIAFLMLIAAGYGTILKETGGVNELVHVASTLSGGKLGGALLMIGIGLLVTMGIGSSFGTIPIIATIYCPLAAQLGFSTAATIFIIGVAAGIGDAGSPASDSTLGPTVGLNIDGEHSHMWDTCVPTFIFFNIPLIIFGIVFSMML, encoded by the coding sequence ATGCTTACCAATCCCGTATTTATCAGTATCTGTGTGATGTGCGCGCTGTGCTTGCTGAGGTGCAACGTAATGCTTGCGATCCTAATCGGCACGATATGCGCCGTGCTCTCAAGCAATATCCCGCTGGGCGATGCCATAAATTTATTCATAAACGGCAACCCCGAAAACGCCGGCAGCCTCGGCATGGGCGGAAATTTAGAAACCGCGCTTTCATATCTGCTGCTAGGCGTCATCGCAAGCGCGATCTCAAAGACCAACCTAACGGCGATCTTGGTGCGCGCAGTGGCAAATTTAATCAGCGACAAAAAATACGTCTTTATCTTTTCGATCGCCTTTTTTGCGTGCTTTTCACAAAATTTAATCCCCGTGCATATCGCCTTTATCCCGATTTTGATCCCGCCGTTAGTCAAGATAATGAACTCGCTAAAGATCGACCGCCGCGCCGTAGCATGCGCGCTGACGTTCGGCTTGCAGACGCCGTATATGGCACTGCCGCTGGGATTCGGACTTATCTTTATGGGGCTAATCGAAAAAAATATGAACGCAAACGGCATCGCAGTAAGCCTAAGCGACATATCGAGCGTGATGTGGCTAAGCGCCGTGCCGATGCTCGTGGGGCTAGTGCTGGCCGTGATCTACTACCGCAAGCCGAGAGACTACGCCGAAACCAAACAGAGCCTGGATGCGCATTTTAGCGAGCTTAAGATGGGTATGCGCGAGTGGGGCGCTCTAGCGGGCATCGCGGTGTGCTTCGCGGTGCAAATTTGGATCAAATCCCTTCCGTTTGCCGCGCTTAGCGGAATTTTAGTAATGCTTGCTAGCAAAGGCATCGAGTGGAAGAAGCTCGATAACGTATTTGACGAAGGCGTGCATATGATGGGATACATCGCGTTTTTGATGTTGATCGCCGCAGGATACGGCACGATCTTAAAAGAAACCGGCGGCGTGAACGAGCTGGTGCACGTAGCGAGCACTTTAAGCGGCGGCAAGCTAGGCGGTGCGCTGCTGATGATCGGCATCGGACTGCTCGTGACGATGGGTATCGGCTCGAGCTTCGGCACGATCCCTATCATAGCTACGATATACTGTCCGCTAGCCGCGCAGTTGGGCTTTAGTACGGCGGCGACGATCTTTATCATCGGCGTGGCTGCGGGTATCGGCGATGCGGGCTCGCCTGCGAGCGATAGCACGCTCGGGCCTACCGTGGGGCTGAATATCGACGGCGAGCATAGCCATATGTGGGATACCTGCGTGCCGACCTTTATTTTCTTTAATATCCCGCTAATCATATTCGGCATAGTCTTTTCGATGATGTTATAG
- a CDS encoding DUF3137 domain-containing protein, which produces MDIDRAIEELAKKQQQCKIKFIKPLILLLCIAVFSIGWFIHGLIQNEYSSAVLMSAMIPIIAVSCVWGIYDDSIAKWEYNAFYKDAFIRAIISDIDPAFRYEPQSGIDEEEIRKTGIYPNNEFVAEDQIDGVYKGVKFSLSEAIKIYETRESMRLVELSQRSKSDLSAAFLLSAIALWNAWRLGEYVQAFSGSVLVCEFYKKFKGQTIIADRSPGTKFLGDQELMDDVIFGKEFRVFASDKIEARYLLTPSLMERLGALKLKLAPKIALSAAFMDGKFYLFLNGAKNRFEAALFSPRTTLKDAERIKAEVLQLLGIIDELRLNEELFGGASESGEPANSPPLGGEELQRLRDKGLSSRDR; this is translated from the coding sequence TTGGATATTGACAGAGCGATAGAGGAGCTGGCAAAAAAGCAGCAGCAGTGCAAGATAAAATTTATAAAACCGTTGATTTTATTGCTATGCATCGCGGTTTTTTCCATAGGCTGGTTTATCCACGGCTTGATCCAAAACGAATACTCCTCCGCCGTGCTGATGTCTGCGATGATCCCGATAATTGCGGTAAGCTGCGTATGGGGGATTTATGATGATTCCATCGCTAAGTGGGAGTACAACGCCTTTTACAAAGACGCCTTCATCCGCGCTATTATTTCAGATATCGATCCCGCCTTTAGATATGAGCCGCAAAGCGGCATAGACGAAGAAGAGATCCGCAAAACGGGCATCTATCCGAATAATGAATTCGTAGCCGAGGATCAGATAGACGGCGTGTATAAAGGGGTAAAATTTAGCCTAAGCGAGGCGATAAAAATCTATGAAACGCGAGAATCTATGAGGCTTGTAGAGTTATCTCAAAGGTCCAAGAGCGATCTTTCCGCGGCTTTTTTGCTATCGGCGATCGCGCTTTGGAACGCTTGGAGGCTCGGCGAATATGTGCAAGCCTTTAGCGGCTCGGTTTTGGTGTGCGAGTTTTATAAGAAATTTAAGGGGCAAACCATCATCGCGGATCGCTCGCCCGGCACCAAATTTTTAGGCGATCAGGAGCTGATGGACGATGTGATTTTCGGCAAGGAATTTCGCGTGTTCGCAAGCGATAAGATCGAGGCGCGGTATCTTTTGACGCCTAGCCTTATGGAGCGTCTCGGGGCTTTGAAGCTTAAGCTTGCGCCCAAGATCGCTCTTAGTGCGGCGTTTATGGACGGAAAATTTTATCTATTTTTAAACGGCGCGAAAAACCGCTTCGAAGCTGCGCTGTTTTCGCCACGCACTACGCTAAAAGACGCTGAGCGGATAAAGGCTGAAGTTTTGCAGCTTCTTGGTATCATTGACGAGCTGCGTTTGAATGAGGAGCTTTTTGGCGGCGCAAGCGAGAGCGGCGAGCCTGCAAATAGCCCGCCACTCGGCGGCGAAGAGCTGCAGAGATTACGCGATAAAGGCTTGAGCTCGCGCGATCGCTGA
- a CDS encoding GGDEF domain-containing phosphodiesterase → MKDKIMWTLMVGIMILGIIIAGNYFSSLRDVARFSTISRELALIDNADNRLNILFDAKIARRDFSIANADMRGIYQVLQALQKDKIIDKIGLSGDVRAIGSAFSDKISLLDELGALNSQNLILFQSLQQKFLSSGANAQRANLYSQILGLNYKNRSEISALKSALESADASSPDEAAFIGIARQILRNFERQNIIVSDNLSLLNERFASLRERFSYASEEFYGSFMQMTMLYTAVFLSFLLLTYIINSNALRSKRALAPYRALCEEAGEAIVLADQSFKILYANKSALSLSGYEQSELEGSDLGVLMPKDKGTELPAMVNKSAKDTRLLRKNGELADVSLRLSNIAAASKPPLYALYAHDIGEREIMKLALASAKESLNNQVYIDHLTGQGNEAALYELINAEKTGVAIYITIVNFANLRLFYKAETTNEILRSFARTLAMCIESHEIKASIFRIQSDEFCLFYEGLNVARDVEIINKYFTDKVFNLHTTEGFASAPLNITMGVSERADVAGGANRVFQAVMAMYEAQSRNEHVGFYSRPNAIEEKYLQNQIMINTIQNAIKKNQVFVLVQPIFDITHRDPSGNTYGTEGGDYVPLVYEILIRLIDRSGKTRCPGEFIDIAKQTSLYIPLTQVVINEAFRLLDRFAGTCFSINLSYFDIANEGIKELLERKLASSPNASNLFIEILESEEFDDYESLRSFIAVAKNYGCKVAIDDFGSGYSNYYRILTLDVDYIKIDGALIKNIANDKNSRAIVETIANFARKQGYELIAEYVENHEISIILEEMGIKYMQGYFYSKPMEPSRIKF, encoded by the coding sequence ATGAAAGATAAGATAATGTGGACTTTGATGGTGGGGATTATGATATTAGGCATAATCATCGCCGGGAATTATTTCTCGTCGCTAAGAGATGTAGCGAGATTTAGCACGATTTCGCGCGAGCTAGCTTTGATCGATAATGCCGACAACCGCTTAAATATATTATTTGATGCAAAGATCGCAAGAAGGGACTTTTCGATTGCAAATGCCGATATGCGCGGCATCTATCAGGTGCTGCAAGCTCTACAAAAAGACAAAATCATCGATAAAATCGGACTTAGCGGCGATGTGCGCGCGATCGGAAGCGCTTTTAGCGATAAAATTTCGCTTTTGGACGAGCTTGGGGCTTTAAATTCGCAGAATTTAATCCTTTTTCAAAGTCTGCAGCAAAAATTTTTATCCAGTGGCGCAAATGCGCAAAGAGCAAATCTCTACTCTCAAATTTTAGGGCTTAATTATAAAAATCGCTCCGAGATCTCTGCTTTAAAAAGTGCGCTAGAAAGCGCAGATGCGTCAAGCCCCGACGAAGCTGCGTTTATAGGAATCGCACGGCAAATTTTAAGGAATTTCGAGCGGCAAAATATCATTGTAAGCGATAATCTCTCGTTGCTAAACGAGCGCTTCGCAAGCCTGCGCGAGCGATTTTCTTACGCTAGTGAGGAATTCTACGGCTCGTTTATGCAAATGACGATGCTTTACACGGCGGTGTTTTTGTCGTTTTTACTGCTTACTTACATCATAAATTCCAATGCTTTGCGTAGTAAACGCGCCCTCGCGCCCTATCGCGCGCTATGCGAGGAGGCAGGCGAAGCGATAGTTTTAGCAGATCAGAGCTTTAAAATTTTATACGCTAATAAAAGCGCGCTTAGCTTAAGCGGCTACGAACAAAGCGAGCTGGAAGGAAGCGATCTTGGAGTTTTGATGCCCAAAGATAAAGGGACCGAACTTCCTGCGATGGTAAATAAAAGCGCCAAAGATACGCGCCTGCTTCGTAAAAACGGCGAGCTAGCCGATGTGAGCCTAAGGCTATCAAATATCGCTGCTGCATCCAAGCCGCCGCTATATGCGCTTTACGCTCATGATATCGGCGAGCGCGAGATTATGAAACTAGCTCTTGCGAGCGCAAAGGAGAGCTTAAACAATCAAGTCTATATCGATCATCTTACGGGCCAGGGCAACGAAGCAGCGCTATACGAGCTAATAAACGCCGAAAAAACGGGCGTAGCGATCTACATCACTATCGTAAATTTTGCAAATTTGCGACTTTTTTACAAGGCGGAGACGACGAATGAAATTCTGCGCTCCTTTGCGCGTACGCTTGCAATGTGTATCGAATCGCACGAGATCAAAGCCAGTATCTTTCGCATCCAATCGGATGAGTTTTGCCTATTTTACGAGGGACTAAATGTCGCGCGCGACGTGGAGATCATAAATAAATATTTCACCGACAAGGTCTTTAATCTCCATACCACCGAGGGCTTTGCGTCCGCGCCTTTAAATATCACGATGGGCGTGAGCGAGCGCGCCGACGTAGCAGGCGGCGCAAATAGGGTCTTTCAGGCGGTTATGGCGATGTATGAGGCGCAGAGCAGAAACGAGCACGTGGGCTTTTATTCGCGCCCAAATGCGATTGAGGAAAAATATCTTCAAAACCAGATTATGATCAACACCATTCAAAATGCGATCAAGAAAAATCAAGTCTTTGTGCTTGTTCAGCCCATATTTGATATCACCCACCGCGATCCTAGTGGTAACACCTACGGCACCGAGGGCGGTGATTATGTCCCGTTAGTATATGAAATTCTAATCCGCCTAATCGATCGTTCGGGCAAGACGCGCTGCCCGGGTGAGTTTATCGATATCGCAAAGCAAACCTCGCTCTACATCCCGCTAACTCAGGTCGTAATAAACGAAGCCTTTCGCTTGCTAGACCGCTTCGCAGGGACTTGCTTTAGCATAAATCTTTCATATTTTGACATCGCAAACGAAGGTATCAAGGAGCTTTTAGAGCGCAAGCTCGCATCCAGCCCAAATGCTTCAAATTTATTTATTGAAATTTTAGAAAGCGAGGAATTTGACGATTACGAGAGCCTACGCAGCTTCATCGCCGTAGCCAAAAACTACGGCTGCAAGGTCGCGATAGACGATTTTGGCAGCGGATACTCCAACTACTATAGAATTTTAACGCTCGATGTGGATTACATAAAGATCGACGGAGCGCTCATCAAAAATATCGCAAACGACAAAAACTCGCGCGCTATCGTCGAAACTATCGCTAACTTCGCGCGCAAGCAGGGCTACGAGCTCATCGCCGAATACGTAGAAAACCACGAAATTTCAATCATCTTAGAAGAGATGGGGATTAAATATATGCAAGGCTACTTCTACAGCAAGCCAATGGAGCCTTCGAGGATAAAATTCTAA
- a CDS encoding succinate CoA transferase has translation MNSRVQNEYLKSKIMSAEEACELIPNGASVGFSGFVGAGCALALPQALAQRATTLHEKGEPYQIEIFTGASTDPLLDGVLAKAGAVSFRVPFFTDADMRHAINSGAVRYADVHLSSLAAQLKAGFFPHLNFAVIEVVAIKESGVLVPSTSLGNNQAWLDIADRVILEVNYYQPLELEGIHDVTDLRLPPHAADLPIKHVGDRVGSPYMHVDPAKVVAVIEARTHDRVNNFTAVDEISSAIGCNVVKFLKNEEACGRLPAKKLLPLQSGIGNVANAVLSSLQNAGYQGLQCYSEVIQDGMLDLIKRSVVGTASATALSLSPAGVKEFQKNIDFYRKHIILRSQDVSNSPALIRRLGVVSMNGMLEADIYGNVNSTNVMGSQMKNGIGGSGDFARNGYLSLFLSPSLAKGGAISAIVPFVSHVDHTEHDTQVIITEYGIADLRGKCPRERARAMISIAHPTYQEALRDYFERACAQPCAGHTPHILSEALSWHQRFKDTGSMKA, from the coding sequence ATGAACTCACGCGTGCAAAACGAATATCTAAAATCAAAAATTATGAGCGCCGAGGAAGCCTGCGAGCTGATCCCAAATGGCGCATCGGTGGGCTTTAGCGGCTTTGTTGGGGCGGGCTGCGCGCTAGCTCTGCCGCAAGCTCTGGCGCAACGAGCGACAACGCTGCACGAAAAAGGCGAGCCCTATCAAATCGAAATTTTTACGGGCGCATCGACCGATCCGCTTTTAGACGGAGTTTTGGCAAAAGCAGGTGCCGTGAGCTTTCGCGTGCCGTTTTTTACGGATGCCGATATGCGCCATGCGATAAATAGTGGCGCCGTGCGATACGCGGACGTGCATCTATCAAGCCTTGCCGCGCAGCTTAAAGCTGGCTTTTTTCCACATCTAAACTTTGCTGTGATCGAAGTAGTGGCGATTAAAGAAAGCGGCGTGCTCGTGCCGTCCACGTCGCTAGGCAATAACCAAGCCTGGCTCGATATCGCCGATCGCGTTATTTTAGAAGTGAATTACTATCAGCCGCTTGAGCTGGAGGGCATTCACGACGTTACGGATCTGCGCCTGCCGCCACACGCTGCGGATCTGCCAATCAAGCACGTAGGCGATCGTGTAGGCAGCCCCTACATGCATGTAGATCCTGCCAAAGTAGTCGCTGTAATAGAGGCTAGGACGCATGATCGCGTCAATAATTTTACCGCCGTGGATGAAATTTCAAGTGCGATCGGGTGCAATGTCGTAAAATTTCTAAAAAACGAGGAAGCTTGTGGCAGACTTCCCGCAAAGAAGCTACTGCCGCTACAATCGGGCATCGGCAACGTCGCTAACGCCGTGCTTAGCTCGCTACAAAATGCTGGCTACCAAGGGCTGCAGTGCTACTCCGAGGTGATCCAAGACGGCATGCTAGATCTCATCAAAAGAAGCGTCGTAGGCACTGCAAGTGCCACAGCGCTATCGCTTAGCCCCGCAGGTGTCAAGGAATTTCAAAAAAACATCGATTTCTACCGCAAGCACATCATACTGCGTTCACAAGATGTCTCCAACTCGCCAGCGCTTATTAGAAGGCTTGGCGTCGTGTCGATGAATGGCATGCTAGAGGCAGACATCTACGGCAATGTAAACTCCACTAACGTCATGGGCTCGCAGATGAAAAATGGCATCGGCGGTAGCGGTGACTTCGCTCGCAACGGATATTTGTCGCTATTTCTTAGCCCGTCGCTAGCTAAAGGCGGCGCGATCAGCGCTATCGTGCCGTTCGTGAGTCACGTCGATCATACCGAGCACGACACTCAAGTCATCATCACCGAATACGGCATCGCCGATCTGCGCGGCAAATGCCCTCGTGAGCGTGCTCGCGCGATGATAAGCATCGCGCATCCCACTTACCAAGAAGCGCTGAGAGATTATTTCGAGCGGGCATGTGCGCAACCCTGTGCGGGGCATACTCCACACATCTTAAGCGAGGCGCTGTCGTGGCATCAAAGATTTAAAGATACGGGGAGTATGAAGGCTTAG
- a CDS encoding DUF475 domain-containing protein has translation MKYFYSSFVVSLIALAIAFYIGGAGAAYICALLCALEISLSFDNAVVNAKVLKDMAPVWQSRFILWGIPIAVFGMRFLFPVLIVAASAHLGLCETLVLALKQPQRYHEILSENEAQIYVFGGAFLLMVFCDFFFDVQRELHWLGIIENNGLVRFLKRIPNAPTLIALAAGLVLLAKTGSATLGAAYFGAILLYLLISCFDRLFGTDGVKNGLAGFLYLETLDASFSFDGVIGAFALSDNIFIIMLGLGAGAMFVRSITLYLIARGTLSHFAYLEHGAHYAIACLAFIMFAKLKFEVSEIITGTVGILFIALSLLSSVLYNRRNKRKLIETIAGNNE, from the coding sequence ATGAAATATTTTTACTCCTCTTTTGTAGTAAGCCTAATTGCGCTTGCTATCGCGTTTTATATCGGCGGCGCAGGTGCCGCTTATATCTGCGCGCTTTTGTGCGCACTCGAAATCAGCCTCAGCTTTGACAACGCCGTAGTTAATGCCAAGGTGCTAAAAGATATGGCGCCGGTATGGCAGAGCAGATTTATCCTCTGGGGTATTCCGATCGCGGTTTTTGGCATGAGATTTTTATTCCCCGTGCTAATCGTCGCCGCAAGCGCGCATCTGGGTCTTTGCGAAACCCTCGTGCTTGCACTTAAGCAGCCGCAGCGCTACCATGAAATTTTAAGCGAGAACGAAGCGCAAATTTACGTTTTCGGCGGCGCGTTTTTGCTGATGGTCTTTTGCGATTTTTTCTTCGATGTGCAGCGCGAGCTACACTGGCTAGGCATAATCGAAAATAACGGGCTCGTGCGATTTTTAAAGCGCATTCCAAACGCGCCCACGCTGATCGCTCTAGCCGCAGGGCTCGTGCTGCTTGCTAAAACGGGCTCGGCTACGCTCGGCGCGGCGTATTTCGGCGCAATCCTGCTCTATCTGCTCATCTCCTGCTTCGACCGCCTTTTCGGCACGGACGGCGTAAAAAACGGCCTCGCGGGCTTTTTGTATTTAGAAACCCTGGACGCGAGCTTTAGCTTCGACGGCGTGATCGGCGCGTTTGCGCTAAGCGATAATATCTTCATCATCATGCTGGGCCTCGGCGCCGGCGCGATGTTCGTGCGCTCTATCACGCTGTATCTCATCGCCCGCGGTACGCTGTCGCACTTTGCGTATCTGGAGCACGGCGCGCACTACGCCATCGCGTGTTTGGCGTTTATAATGTTTGCCAAGCTGAAATTTGAAGTAAGCGAGATCATAACCGGCACCGTGGGGATCTTATTCATCGCGCTATCGCTCCTTTCGTCGGTGCTTTACAACCGCCGAAACAAACGCAAACTAATCGAAACGATCGCGGGAAATAACGAGTAA
- a CDS encoding cytochrome c peroxidase gives MRSKRVLSCFIFSLVPLLGLCGNLFSPLEMPKYDPQKARLGAKIFTDVRFSRKGRSCESCHNFYLNDSGASVRDGRVPTLINSYYFDRYLGDYNFAGFEARIAASVFSENELDASEDRILELIRKNLAYKQAFESAYDEANTANFIDALKEFLKSKTAINSKFDRFLRGEVKLNDAEYNGYVLFVRLCSACHNGVSLGTGSFTKIRPSAEEEDVPRHRLTSDGFELRRVPSLRNITQTAPYVNGQTDLRLAVRQIAKDLLKYDLNDRELDALMSFLATLKGEMTEAQDER, from the coding sequence ATGAGATCGAAGCGAGTTTTAAGCTGTTTTATATTTAGCCTGGTGCCGCTTTTGGGGCTTTGCGGCAATCTTTTCTCACCGCTTGAGATGCCTAAATATGACCCGCAAAAGGCGCGGCTGGGCGCAAAAATTTTTACCGACGTAAGATTTAGCCGCAAAGGCCGCTCCTGCGAGAGCTGCCACAACTTCTATCTAAACGATTCGGGCGCTTCGGTGCGCGATGGACGCGTGCCTACGCTCATAAATTCTTATTACTTTGATCGCTACTTGGGCGATTATAATTTCGCGGGCTTTGAAGCGCGGATCGCAGCGTCGGTTTTTAGCGAGAATGAACTGGACGCGAGCGAAGATAGAATTTTAGAGCTTATCAGGAAGAATTTAGCCTACAAGCAGGCTTTTGAAAGTGCTTACGACGAGGCAAATACGGCGAACTTCATTGATGCGCTGAAGGAATTTTTAAAGTCCAAAACGGCGATAAATTCCAAATTTGACCGATTTTTGCGCGGCGAGGTTAAGCTAAATGATGCCGAATATAACGGATATGTGCTTTTTGTGCGGCTGTGCTCGGCATGTCACAACGGCGTTAGCCTAGGCACCGGCAGCTTTACCAAAATTCGCCCAAGCGCGGAAGAGGAGGATGTGCCTAGGCATAGGCTCACTTCCGATGGATTTGAGCTGCGCCGCGTGCCCAGCTTGCGCAATATCACGCAAACCGCGCCTTACGTAAACGGGCAGACGGATTTGCGTCTTGCGGTGCGGCAGATCGCAAAGGATCTGCTAAAATACGATCTTAACGATAGGGAGCTTGATGCTTTGATGAGCTTTTTAGCTACACTTAAGGGCGAGATGACGGAGGCGCAGGATGAAAGATAA
- a CDS encoding class I SAM-dependent methyltransferase: MEKIGEKSDKNSWDKKSESYAKFSGEPGSFGKRVFEILHSWGVSFAGKSVLDVGAGTGVYSLYLASLGAKVTAIDSSEGMLRELRRSAEEFGISLQNVLNLSFAEFCERLNRDGFANAVGKNFKIYPRSQSKISNAQAQEAQALNLKDAASKTRESENFKIPAAFDIAFLTMSPALKSTEDFEAFLALGERKIYLNWASERNSSMLAPLFERFGAGAKRLATAAEKFEALLGARDIKFKSEILTERREQKRSLQEAVQNAAWHLHMDGAKASEREIEEILKKWVRGGMINDEIEASFKLFYI; encoded by the coding sequence GTGGAGAAAATCGGCGAAAAATCAGATAAAAATAGCTGGGATAAAAAGTCCGAAAGTTACGCTAAATTTAGCGGCGAGCCGGGCAGTTTCGGCAAGCGGGTATTTGAGATACTGCACAGCTGGGGCGTAAGCTTTGCGGGCAAAAGCGTGCTCGACGTGGGCGCCGGCACGGGGGTTTACTCGCTGTATCTCGCGTCGCTGGGCGCTAAAGTAACGGCGATCGATAGCTCGGAGGGGATGCTGCGCGAGTTAAGACGCAGCGCGGAGGAGTTTGGCATCAGCTTGCAAAACGTATTAAATTTAAGCTTTGCGGAGTTTTGCGAGCGACTGAATCGCGATGGTTTTGCAAATGCGGTGGGAAAAAATTTTAAAATTTATCCGCGCTCGCAGAGCAAAATTTCAAACGCGCAAGCCCAAGAAGCCCAGGCTTTAAATTTAAAAGACGCCGCGAGCAAAACCCGCGAGAGCGAAAATTTTAAAATTCCCGCAGCTTTTGATATCGCGTTTCTTACTATGAGCCCCGCGCTAAAAAGCACGGAGGATTTTGAGGCGTTTTTGGCTTTGGGCGAGCGCAAAATTTATCTAAACTGGGCAAGCGAGCGCAATTCGTCTATGCTGGCGCCGCTGTTTGAGCGCTTCGGCGCAGGAGCTAAAAGACTTGCTACCGCCGCCGAAAAGTTTGAGGCGCTGCTCGGGGCGCGCGACATCAAATTTAAAAGCGAAATTTTAACTGAGAGGCGCGAGCAAAAACGCAGCCTGCAAGAAGCTGTGCAAAACGCCGCGTGGCACCTACATATGGACGGCGCGAAGGCTAGCGAGCGCGAGATCGAGGAGATTTTGAAAAAGTGGGTTAGAGGCGGGATGATAAACGATGAGATCGAAGCGAGTTTTAAGCTGTTTTATATTTAG
- a CDS encoding copper resistance protein CopD, with protein sequence MEQIYPYVQIVHLICAIIFLGYIFFDVMIFSRLKSALGADYERVKKAIGSRAIKIMPVCLFTLIITGGMMMSRWVGSANGGYFGTPLQKIFMLKVTLALIIAVCVAINLSCRAMGRPAPEFLRANIHKIAFVFGFIIVLCAKLMFVV encoded by the coding sequence GTGGAGCAAATTTATCCTTACGTGCAGATTGTGCATCTCATCTGCGCCATTATCTTTTTGGGCTACATATTTTTCGATGTCATGATTTTTTCGCGGCTTAAAAGCGCGCTGGGCGCGGACTATGAGCGCGTTAAAAAAGCGATCGGCTCGCGCGCGATTAAGATTATGCCGGTTTGCCTTTTTACGCTGATAATCACCGGCGGAATGATGATGAGCCGCTGGGTCGGGAGCGCTAACGGCGGGTATTTCGGCACGCCGCTTCAAAAAATCTTTATGTTAAAAGTCACGCTTGCGCTCATCATCGCCGTGTGCGTAGCGATAAATTTAAGCTGCCGTGCGATGGGAAGGCCCGCGCCTGAGTTTTTACGAGCAAATATCCATAAAATCGCTTTTGTATTCGGCTTCATCATCGTGCTTTGCGCCAAGCTGATGTTTGTAGTATGA